The DNA segment ACTGTTTCGGCGATAAGGGCTATCCCGGCGTTGCCCGGAGCGGCGTAGATTTTGCTTATCAGGGGAGATTGTTTTAACTTCCAGATAATAGCATGTTCCCGGCCGCCGGAGCCGACCACTAATATTTTCATAACATTGTGTCCTTAAAAAATATAAACCACAATTATAAGCGATTGACTCGATTTTTCAATACTTTTTTTGCCGGGTAGGCCGTCCCGGCAATATCACATTTTTAATATCACATCTTAAGTTTCAAATGGTCCGGGTCGAGAATTATTATTGACATCTGAACATCTGTGCAGTAGTTTGTGTTGGGTAAATAAGGACAGGTTTTGAAGATTCGGCGGGCAAAGCCCTTCGGATTTAACGGTTGAAATGAAAGTTGAGATAATACAGGAGGTAATGTGACGGTCAGGGAACGGTTAACCAGGCGGCAGAAAGAGATACTCGAATATATCGAGAGTATGATTACCGAGCACGGCAAGTCGCCGACCATCCGGGAGATCGGCGAGAAATTCGACATCAGTTCCACCAACGGGGTCCGGGCTCATCTGGAGGTGCTGATGAAAAAAGGGTATATCCGGCGGGAGAAATTGATTTCGCGCGGGATTGAACTGGTGCGCTCCCTGGCCGGGCCGGTTCGGCGGATTCCTCTGGTCGGCGCGGTTCCGGCCGGTAATCCGATTACGGCGGTGGAAAATATCGAGGGGGAGATCGCGGTTGATACCAGTTTCCTCCCCTCGGGGGATACTTTCACGCTCCGGGTCACGGGGGAGTCGATGATTAACGCCGGGATATACGATGGCGATCTGGTGCTGGTGAAACGGCAGAAATCGGCCGAGCCGGGCGATATTGTCGTGGCGGTGATCGGTGATGAAGCGACCGTAAAAAGATATTTCCCCGAAGAGGGGAGAGTGCGCCTTCAGCCGGAAAACGAGACTTTCAAGCCGATTATGGTCGATAAACGTTCCCCCGATTTTTATATCGCCGGGAAAGTGGTCGGGCTGATGCGGAGGATTCAATGAGTTTGAGAAAAATTCTGTCGATGGTGCTGATCCTGCTCCTGATGCCGGTCGGCTTCGAGCCGGTGATGGAACTCTTGCGAAGGATATTGTAAATGGTAGTTTGGCTGGGTTGGTGATTGAAACTATGTACCAGGATATGGATGAACCGGTCGAAGTGGTCGCCCTCTTCGAAAAACATAAAATGAAACCGGTCCGGTTTCGCTGGAACGGCCGTATCTATAAAATCAGCGAGGTCACCGGCGACTGGCTGACCGATATCGGCAATTACAAGATTCATCATTACGCGGTGGTCGACAGTTCCTCCAATTTTTTCCAGTTGACCTACGATGAACGTCAGACCATCTGGATAATAAGCAAAATATGGGTGGAATAGACCGAACTCGCGAGTGGGAAAAAGTAATCGCCCATGTTGATATGGACGCCTTTTTCGCCGCTTTCGAAATTCGCAACGCCCCCCACCTGAAAGGGAAACCGGTTATTGTCGGGGGCGACCCCCGGCACCGCAGTGTGGTCACCACCTGTTCCTACGAAGCCCGCAAGTTTGGGGTCAAATCGGCCATGCCGATGGCCCAGGCCCTGCGCCTCTGCCCGCAGGCAATTGTCATTTCGGGGAACCTGAGCGGCTATGTCTATACCGCGTCGGTCCTGATGGAAATTTTCGAGCATTACTCCCCGATAGTCGAACCGTTCTCGGTCGATGAGGCCTTTCTCGATATCACCGGCTGTCACAAAATTTACGGCTCCGTGGAGAATCTGGTCAAGACCATGAAAGAGGAGATCCATCAGAAACT comes from the Candidatus Zixiibacteriota bacterium genome and includes:
- the lexA gene encoding LexA repressor; the protein is MTVRERLTRRQKEILEYIESMITEHGKSPTIREIGEKFDISSTNGVRAHLEVLMKKGYIRREKLISRGIELVRSLAGPVRRIPLVGAVPAGNPITAVENIEGEIAVDTSFLPSGDTFTLRVTGESMINAGIYDGDLVLVKRQKSAEPGDIVVAVIGDEATVKRYFPEEGRVRLQPENETFKPIMVDKRSPDFYIAGKVVGLMRRIQ
- a CDS encoding conserved hypothetical protein (Evidence 4 : Unknown function but conserved in other organisms) produces the protein MYQDMDEPVEVVALFEKHKMKPVRFRWNGRIYKISEVTGDWLTDIGNYKIHHYAVVDSSSNFFQLTYDERQTIWIISKIWVE